One window of the Populus trichocarpa isolate Nisqually-1 chromosome 9, P.trichocarpa_v4.1, whole genome shotgun sequence genome contains the following:
- the LOC7474955 gene encoding protein ALTERED PHOSPHATE STARVATION RESPONSE 1 isoform X2 — MGCATSKLDDLPAVALCRERCASLEEAIQQRFALAEAHIAYIHSLKRIGSSLHDFIEKENFSSAGVSTKLNLPPDRKGEDLKAVKSSSPKKGHHHSYSNSGSHIQFHSDEDEEDDISHLHHSDNSSPLHSHGEGSGDDGGGGGGGGGGGGGGGHIQYMSSEYMNIDQDSFPGGGGRFFHTNYMKNKGTTPSIIYEQRPVSSETVHFGESSSSAYHSNYSNSGYGMNNPSTYGYSGYPSYGYGGGGYYGPGNQYGSSSPPPAAVASSSKPPPAPPSPVRASAWDFLNVFESYDRSYPQYTPSRNSKELREEEGIPDLEDEDYQHEVVKEVHGDQKYMDGDKRYSKSPVMDDEDGKVRGEPEASLYQARPSVDTEGDRVKYEVHVVDKKIVDNERSEERGNAGFKGGGPLEVAIEIKIQFERASECGNEIAKMLEVGKLPYQRKHASKMLQGVTPPLPAASSQPSTSGNAEAGPPSLEIDEELMMRSKNLSSTLQKLYLWEKKLYQEVKAEEKMRVAHEKKCRKLKHLDERGAEAHKVDATQTLIRSLSTKIRMAIQVVDKISVTINKIRDEELWPQLNELIQGLTRMWNSMLECHRNQCQAIREARGLGPIGSGKKHGDDHLYTTMQLEHELLNLTSSFSSWIGAQKGYVRSLNNWLVKCLLYEPEETPDGIVPFSPGRMGAPPVFVICNQWAQAMDRISEKEVIDAIRIFASSVFQLWEHDKLEMHQRLMTNKDLESKVKDLDRKDQKIQKKIQALDKKIVLVAGDGNGLSVTGKIVYQSDTSNSSLQGSLQRIFEAMERFMADSMKAYEELVQRSEEERLAREHERVS; from the exons ATGGGTTGTGCTACTTCGAAACTCGACGATCTACCGGCAGTTGCGCTTTGCCGTGAGCGCTGTGCTTCTCTTGAAGAAGCTATACAGCAGCGGTTTGCGTTGGCGGAAGCTCATATTGCTTATATACATTCCTTGAAGAGAATTGGTAGTTCGTTACATGAttttattgagaaagaaaattttagttCCGCCGGCGTCTCTACCAAGCTGAATTTACCTCCGGATAGAAAGGGTGAAGATTTAAAAGCTGTTAAATCGAGTTCGCCGAAGAAAGGACACCATCATTCTTATTCTAATTCTGGTTCTCATATTCAATTTCACtcagatgaagatgaagaggatGATATTTCGCATCTTCACCATTCTGATAACTCCTCGCCGTTGCATAGTCATGGTGAAGGGAGTGGTGATGATGGTgggggtggaggaggaggaggaggaggaggaggaggaggaggtcaTATTCAGTATATGAGCTCGGAGTATATGAATATTGATCAAGATTCGTTTCCGGGCGGCGGAGGTAGATTTTTTCATACGAATTATATGAAGAATAAAGGCACCACTCCGTCTATTATTTATGAGCAAAGGCCAGTGAGTTCTGAGACTGTTCATTTTGGTGAATCTTCGTCCTCGGCTTATCATAGTAATTATTCGAATAGCGGTTATGGAATGAATAACCCAAGCACTTACGGTTACTCTGGATATCCAAGTTATGgttatggtggtggtggttattATGGGCCCGGGAATCAGTATGGATCTTCATCTCCACCGCCTGCAGCTGTGGCTTCCTCGTCGAAGCCGCCTCCGGCTCCGCCTTCACCTGTGCGAGCTTCAGCTTGGGATTTCTTGAATGTATTTGAGAGTTATGATAGGAGTTATCCACAGTACACGCCGAGTAGGAATTCCAAGGAGTTGAGAGAAGAGGAGGGGATTCCGGATTTGGAAGATGAGGATTACCAACATGAGGTTGTGAAGGAAGTTCACGGGGATCAGAAATATATGGACGGGGATAAACGTTATTCGAAATCGCCAGTAATGGATGATGAGGATGGCAAGGTTAGAGGTGAACCTGAGGCTTCACTTTATCAAGCTAGGCCAAGTGTGGATACTGAGGGAGATAGAGTGAAGTATGAGGTACATGTGGTAGATAAGAAAATTGTTGATAATGAGAGGTCGGAGGAGCGTGGCAATGCTGGATTTAAGGGTGGCGGGCCACTGGAAGTGGCAATTGAAATTAAGATTCAATTTGAGAGAGCTTCAGAGTGCGGGAATGAAATTGCAAAGATGCTTGAAGTGGGAAAGCTCCCGTATCAGCGCAAACATG CTTCCAAGATGTTGCAAGGAGTAACTCCGCCATTACCTGCAGCATCTTCACAGCCGTCTACTTCTGGAAATGCTGAGGCTGGTCCACCATCCTTGGAGATTGATGAAGAATTGATGATGAGGTCGAAAAATCTTTCTTCTACCTTACAAAAGCTATATCTTTGGGAGAAGAAGCTCTATCAAGAAGTTAAG GCTGAGGAGAAAATGCGGGTGGCTCATGAGAAAAAGTGTCGTAAGCTGAAGCACTTGGATGAGAGGGGTGCTGAAGCTCACAAAGTTGACGCAACTCAAACTTTAATCAGGAGTTTGTCAACAAAAATAAGAATGGCAATTCAAGTTGTAGACAAGATATCGGTTACAATAAACAAGATTAGGGATGAAGAGCTATGGCCGCAGCTAAATGAATTGATTCAAGG GTTAACCAGAATGTGGAATAGCATGCTTGAATGTCATCGCAATCAGTGTCAAGCAATTAGAGAAGCCAGAGGCTTAGGTCCCATTGGATCAGGTAAGAAGCACGGTGATGATCATCTATATACCACAATGCAGCTGGAGCATGAACTGCTTAATTTGACTTCCAGTTTCTCTAGTTGGATTGGTGCCCAGAAAGGTTATGTGAGATCCTTGAACAATTGGCTTGTTAAGTGTCTTCTTTACGAACCAGAAGAAACACCAGATGGCATAGTTCCTTTCTCTCCTGGTAGGATGGGTGCACCCCCCGTGTTTGTAATCTGTAATCAGTGGGCACAAGCTATGGATAGAATATCTGAAAAGGAAGTAATTGACGCAATTCGTATTTTTGCATCGAGTGTTTTTCAACTCTGGGAGCATGACAAATTAGAAATGCATCAGAGACTGATGACAAACAAGGATTTGGAGAGTAAAGTCAAGGACTTAGATAGAAAGGATCAAAAGATACAGAAGAAGATTCAAGCATTGGACAAGAAAATTGTCCTGGTTGCCGGGGATGGTAATGGTCTATCAGTAACTGGAAAAATTGTATATCAAAGTGACACTAGTAATAGTAGTCTCCAGGGGAGCCTGCAACGGATTTTTGAGGCCATGGAGAGATTCATGGCTGATTCAATGAAGGCTTATGAGGAGCTTGTGCAACGTAGTgaagaagaaaggcttgctCGAGAACATGAAAGAGTTTCATAG
- the LOC7474955 gene encoding protein ALTERED PHOSPHATE STARVATION RESPONSE 1 isoform X1, producing the protein MGCATSKLDDLPAVALCRERCASLEEAIQQRFALAEAHIAYIHSLKRIGSSLHDFIEKENFSSAGVSTKLNLPPDRKGEDLKAVKSSSPKKGHHHSYSNSGSHIQFHSDEDEEDDISHLHHSDNSSPLHSHGEGSGDDGGGGGGGGGGGGGGGHIQYMSSEYMNIDQDSFPGGGGRFFHTNYMKNKGTTPSIIYEQRPVSSETVHFGESSSSAYHSNYSNSGYGMNNPSTYGYSGYPSYGYGGGGYYGPGNQYGSSSPPPAAVASSSKPPPAPPSPVRASAWDFLNVFESYDRSYPQYTPSRNSKELREEEGIPDLEDEDYQHEVVKEVHGDQKYMDGDKRYSKSPVMDDEDGKVRGEPEASLYQARPSVDTEGDRVKYEVHVVDKKIVDNERSEERGNAGFKGGGPLEVAIEIKIQFERASECGNEIAKMLEVGKLPYQRKHAASKMLQGVTPPLPAASSQPSTSGNAEAGPPSLEIDEELMMRSKNLSSTLQKLYLWEKKLYQEVKAEEKMRVAHEKKCRKLKHLDERGAEAHKVDATQTLIRSLSTKIRMAIQVVDKISVTINKIRDEELWPQLNELIQGLTRMWNSMLECHRNQCQAIREARGLGPIGSGKKHGDDHLYTTMQLEHELLNLTSSFSSWIGAQKGYVRSLNNWLVKCLLYEPEETPDGIVPFSPGRMGAPPVFVICNQWAQAMDRISEKEVIDAIRIFASSVFQLWEHDKLEMHQRLMTNKDLESKVKDLDRKDQKIQKKIQALDKKIVLVAGDGNGLSVTGKIVYQSDTSNSSLQGSLQRIFEAMERFMADSMKAYEELVQRSEEERLAREHERVS; encoded by the exons ATGGGTTGTGCTACTTCGAAACTCGACGATCTACCGGCAGTTGCGCTTTGCCGTGAGCGCTGTGCTTCTCTTGAAGAAGCTATACAGCAGCGGTTTGCGTTGGCGGAAGCTCATATTGCTTATATACATTCCTTGAAGAGAATTGGTAGTTCGTTACATGAttttattgagaaagaaaattttagttCCGCCGGCGTCTCTACCAAGCTGAATTTACCTCCGGATAGAAAGGGTGAAGATTTAAAAGCTGTTAAATCGAGTTCGCCGAAGAAAGGACACCATCATTCTTATTCTAATTCTGGTTCTCATATTCAATTTCACtcagatgaagatgaagaggatGATATTTCGCATCTTCACCATTCTGATAACTCCTCGCCGTTGCATAGTCATGGTGAAGGGAGTGGTGATGATGGTgggggtggaggaggaggaggaggaggaggaggaggaggaggtcaTATTCAGTATATGAGCTCGGAGTATATGAATATTGATCAAGATTCGTTTCCGGGCGGCGGAGGTAGATTTTTTCATACGAATTATATGAAGAATAAAGGCACCACTCCGTCTATTATTTATGAGCAAAGGCCAGTGAGTTCTGAGACTGTTCATTTTGGTGAATCTTCGTCCTCGGCTTATCATAGTAATTATTCGAATAGCGGTTATGGAATGAATAACCCAAGCACTTACGGTTACTCTGGATATCCAAGTTATGgttatggtggtggtggttattATGGGCCCGGGAATCAGTATGGATCTTCATCTCCACCGCCTGCAGCTGTGGCTTCCTCGTCGAAGCCGCCTCCGGCTCCGCCTTCACCTGTGCGAGCTTCAGCTTGGGATTTCTTGAATGTATTTGAGAGTTATGATAGGAGTTATCCACAGTACACGCCGAGTAGGAATTCCAAGGAGTTGAGAGAAGAGGAGGGGATTCCGGATTTGGAAGATGAGGATTACCAACATGAGGTTGTGAAGGAAGTTCACGGGGATCAGAAATATATGGACGGGGATAAACGTTATTCGAAATCGCCAGTAATGGATGATGAGGATGGCAAGGTTAGAGGTGAACCTGAGGCTTCACTTTATCAAGCTAGGCCAAGTGTGGATACTGAGGGAGATAGAGTGAAGTATGAGGTACATGTGGTAGATAAGAAAATTGTTGATAATGAGAGGTCGGAGGAGCGTGGCAATGCTGGATTTAAGGGTGGCGGGCCACTGGAAGTGGCAATTGAAATTAAGATTCAATTTGAGAGAGCTTCAGAGTGCGGGAATGAAATTGCAAAGATGCTTGAAGTGGGAAAGCTCCCGTATCAGCGCAAACATG CAGCTTCCAAGATGTTGCAAGGAGTAACTCCGCCATTACCTGCAGCATCTTCACAGCCGTCTACTTCTGGAAATGCTGAGGCTGGTCCACCATCCTTGGAGATTGATGAAGAATTGATGATGAGGTCGAAAAATCTTTCTTCTACCTTACAAAAGCTATATCTTTGGGAGAAGAAGCTCTATCAAGAAGTTAAG GCTGAGGAGAAAATGCGGGTGGCTCATGAGAAAAAGTGTCGTAAGCTGAAGCACTTGGATGAGAGGGGTGCTGAAGCTCACAAAGTTGACGCAACTCAAACTTTAATCAGGAGTTTGTCAACAAAAATAAGAATGGCAATTCAAGTTGTAGACAAGATATCGGTTACAATAAACAAGATTAGGGATGAAGAGCTATGGCCGCAGCTAAATGAATTGATTCAAGG GTTAACCAGAATGTGGAATAGCATGCTTGAATGTCATCGCAATCAGTGTCAAGCAATTAGAGAAGCCAGAGGCTTAGGTCCCATTGGATCAGGTAAGAAGCACGGTGATGATCATCTATATACCACAATGCAGCTGGAGCATGAACTGCTTAATTTGACTTCCAGTTTCTCTAGTTGGATTGGTGCCCAGAAAGGTTATGTGAGATCCTTGAACAATTGGCTTGTTAAGTGTCTTCTTTACGAACCAGAAGAAACACCAGATGGCATAGTTCCTTTCTCTCCTGGTAGGATGGGTGCACCCCCCGTGTTTGTAATCTGTAATCAGTGGGCACAAGCTATGGATAGAATATCTGAAAAGGAAGTAATTGACGCAATTCGTATTTTTGCATCGAGTGTTTTTCAACTCTGGGAGCATGACAAATTAGAAATGCATCAGAGACTGATGACAAACAAGGATTTGGAGAGTAAAGTCAAGGACTTAGATAGAAAGGATCAAAAGATACAGAAGAAGATTCAAGCATTGGACAAGAAAATTGTCCTGGTTGCCGGGGATGGTAATGGTCTATCAGTAACTGGAAAAATTGTATATCAAAGTGACACTAGTAATAGTAGTCTCCAGGGGAGCCTGCAACGGATTTTTGAGGCCATGGAGAGATTCATGGCTGATTCAATGAAGGCTTATGAGGAGCTTGTGCAACGTAGTgaagaagaaaggcttgctCGAGAACATGAAAGAGTTTCATAG